CGTGTTCATGGATCAGGACCTTACACTGACACCCGCTGAATTCAAGATACTCTCGCATTTAGTTAAAAACCCTAACAGGGTCCACTCAAGGGAGTACTTAATGAGTATTATTTGGGATCGTCCTCATGGCTCAGATATTAAAACTATTAACACGCACATCAAATCAATACGCAAACGTCTTCATGAGATGGATGAAACTAATGAATACATTGAAACTCATAGAGGTATTGGATACAGCCTTATTGAATGAAGCGATTCAAGCTTAATATTGGCACAAAACTCTTTCTTCTTTACTTTATTGTAAGTTCAAGCCTTTTATGGTTATTTGCTCAAAGAACAACCTTTGAGTCTGCAAAATCGATTATGGTTGAGGTTTCAAGCCTTATGAGCCGTGTTGCCTCTCAAAACAACAAGGATGGTGAAATTGATCTAGAAACCTTTGAAACTTTGATTGTTAATTACCTTCGATCTCAAAGAAATACGATTAATACTAACAGCCCCCAAAAACTTGAAAACTTAGCGATTTATGTCACTGACAAAGATGGTCTTTTAGTTCTGGATTCAAGAGGACTTACTCTAGGCACAGACATGCGAGATGCAAATGAGGTTGAATCTGCTCTGAGCGGCATGATAGATTCAACAAGTGTGGTAACAGAAAAAGTAGCTGGAACTCAAAAAGCCAGAGGCATGGTCATAGAATACTTTCTGAAATCAAGATTTTTAAATGCCTCAAATCCTATTTATGGAAATAATGGGGAAATAATTGGAACCGTTGTGGTGGTTGCTCCGCTCATTGAATTAATGGGTGAGAGCTATCTCCTAAGATTTATCTTTTATATTTTTGTTATCTCCTTACTCTTTGGCTTTTTGGGAAGTTATCGTATATCTAGAAATATTAACCGCGTTCAAAAATATACGGCCAACCTCTTTAGCGGTGAAGATGTTTTGATGCCTGACCTTAATAATCAGTTCAATAAGCTTGCAACAACAATTAAAGATGCTAGAGCAGACGTTGAACTGAAAGATGATGTTGAGCAATATATAGACACTCTCGCTCATGAGCTCAGAACACCTATAACAGGTATACAACTGACTGCTGAAAACCTTTTAAGTCCGATGAGTGATGCTCAAAGAAAGCGCTTTGTAAAGAATATCCTAGAGTCGAACAAGCATATGGATCTTCTGGTCAATAGATTACTTGACTTATCAAGAATTGAAAGGCGTGAAGCACTTAAAAACGTCGAATCGCTGAGCATTAAAGAGGCTGTTAATACGGTTTTAAAGGAGCCCAGTCGAGTTAAAAAAATACTAGATAAGGACCTCAACATCGATATTCAAATCAGTAGTAATGCAACACTTAAGGCTGAAAAAATACTTTTAGTTCAGGCCATTGGAAATATCGTCAATAACGCGTTAGATTTCACACCTGCTTCTGGAAAAATTACTATTAAAGCCTCTCAAACGAACTCTGCTATTTCTATCATTGTTCTTGATGATGGGCCCGGAATACCTCCTCAAGTTATCAATAAACTGTTTACACGGTTTTTCTCAGTGACAAGGCCAGATACAGGCGTTAGGGGGAATGGTTTAGGGTTGAGGTTTGTTAGAAAAATAATGAAGCTCCATGGAGGAGAAATTAGCTTGCAAAATCGCTTTATTCAGCAGGGCGCTGAAGCGAGACTAAGATTTCCACTCAACGTTAAATAGTGGATATTGAAATGTCTATAAAAGTTGATTTTATTGCGTCTAAAAAATTGTAATTTGTAATGATAGACAAATCTTATTTATATGGTATTATTCGCGAGTTTTTAATGAATTTTTTAATCTAATATGAAAATAATTATTCCAGTTAAAAGAGTTCTCGATCCTTACACGCAAGCTCGAGTAAATAAGCAGACTCAGCAGGTCGATTTATCGAATGCAAAAATGGCGATGAATCCTTTTTGTGAGATTGCAGTTGAGGAGGCGTTAACTTTAAAAGAAGGTGGCGCTGCTACTGAGACCATTGCTGTGAGTATAGGTACCGATAAAACGGTTGACACGCTCAGAACTGCTCTGGCTATGGGCGTTGATCGCGCTATATTTATTAAGACTGATTCAGAGCTTGATCTTCAGCCGCTTCATGTTGGCAAAATTCTAGCTAATATCATTCAGCGTGAGGAAGCGCAGCTTATCATTATGGGTAAGCAAGCTGTTGACAATGACAATAACCAGACTGGTCAAATATTATCTGGTTTATTAAATTATTCACTGGGCACATTTATCTCTAAATTTGATTTAAGTTCTGACTCTAATAGTGTAGAAGTCAGCCGTGAAATTGACTCAGGTATTGAAACTCGAAAACTTAACTTGCCTGCCATCGTAACCGTTGATCTTAGATTAAACGAGCCAAGATATGCCTCACTTCCAAACATTATGAAGGCAAGATCTAAGCCATTAGAGACGATTGAATTATCGAGTCTTGGAATTGACACATCTCCTCGTATTAAGGTCGTCAGTGTAGAGGAGTCAGGCACTAAAGATAGAGCCTCAAAGCAGATTAGTTCTGCTGAAGAGCTATTCACTGAGTTAAATCAAATGGGAGTTCTATAAATGTCAGCACTTATATTAATCGAACTAAATGGTTCAGAGGTTAGCGCAAATAGCAGAGCAGCATTAACTGCAGCCCTTCAGCTTTCTGATAGTGTTGATGCACTAGTTCTTACTAACGATTCAGCTAACGCAAGCTCAGCCGCTTCGATGAGTGGAATTAACACTGTCAAAACAATCGTTGATGATTCACTTGAGCATGCCAATGTAGAAGTTGCAAGCAAACTGATTGCTGATGTCATGTCTGATTACAAATTCTTGGTTTCAGGCTCATCTACTTACAGTAAAAATATATTGCCGCGCGTTGGTGCCCTCCTTGATGTTCAGCCTATCTCGGATGTCTGTGAGATTAAATCATCAAACACATTTGTCAGACCTTTGTATGCTGGCAATGTTATGGCAACTGTTGAGACTTCTGATGATACGATTGTCATGACGGTCAGAGCAACTGCCTTTGAGCATGCTGAAGATGGCGGTTCTGCTGCTTTAGAAGCCTTGTCTCCTGCAATGCCAGAATCAAACTCCACGTTTATCTCTCTTCAAGAGTCACAATCAGAGCGTCCAGAACTAACTACTGCAGAGCGCATTGTATCTGGCGGTAGAGGGCTTGGGTCTAAAGATAACTTTGCAATGATTGAGCAGTTAGCAGATAAATTAGACGCCGCAGTTGGTGCCTCAAGGGCAGCAGTTGACGCCGGGTTTATTTCTAATGACTATCAAGTTGGACAAACTGGAAAGGTTGTTGCGCCTAAGCTTTACCTTGCTGTTGGAATTTCTGGAGCGATTCAGCATCTTGCTGGAATGAAAGATTCTCAAGTTATTGTCGTGATAAACAACGATCCAGACGCACCAATGTCAAGGATGGCTGATATAGTCTGGCAGGTCGACTTATTTGATGCACTTAATGAATTAAACGCTTATCAGGTATAAAATAGTAATTAATGGATAGAGAATCGATTGAATATGATGTTGTAATAGTGGGTGGCGGTCCATCAGGGCTCGCTTCCGCTTGCAAACTCAAGCAGCTCAATCCAAACCTCTCTGTCTGTCTCCTAGAAAAAGGATCTGAAATAGGCTCCCATATTCTCTCAGGTGCAGTTTTTGAGCCTAAAACGCTCTTTGATTTGTTTCCTGAGGATGCTAAAGATTGTCCAACACTCAAAACCAAGGTTGCCAAAGATGAGCTGTTCTGGTTAACAGGAGAAAATAAGAGTATTAAAGTACCCTCTTGGTTAATGCCAAAGAGTCTTCATAACAAGGGCAACTACATTATTTCTTTGGGTGAACTCTGTCAGTGGATCTCTGAAAAGGCTATGGAGCTTGGTGTAGATATCTTTCCAGGCTTTCCAGCTCAAAGCTACATTAAAGATGAAAGCGGAAGAGTTATTGGTATTTCAACCGGTGACATGGGGATTGATAAAGAAGGCAACCAAAAAGGTACCTACACACCTGGCATGGACATTCTTGCAAAACAGACCATTTTTGCTGAAGGCGCACGGGGTCACCTAGGTAAGCAGCTTATCAAAGAGTTCAATCTCGATGAAGGCAAAACGCCGCAACACTTTGCAATTGGATTTAAAGAAGTCTGGGAAGTTGAGAACGACATGTATAGTGCTGGAGATGTTGTCCATACAATGGGTTGGCCGCTCAACGAAGGAACAACCGGAGGCGGCTTCCTTTACCATTTTGATAACAATCGTATTGCTGTAGGCCTGATTGTTGACCTCAACTATACTAATCCAAGTCACAGCCCTTTCCAAGAATTTCAACAGTTTAAAAAACACCCAAAAATTAAACAATTTTTAGAGTCAGGTAAGCGTGTTTCATACGGCGCTAGAGCGATCACTAAAGGCGGTATAAATTCACTTGTGAAGATGGACTTTAATGGTGGAATGATTATTGGTTGTGACGCTGGGACTCTTAATCCAAGTAAGATTAAGGGAAGCCATTGCGCGCTGCAGTCAGGCATTTTAGCTGCTGAATATATTAACAAAATACTTTCAGAAGAGATATGTGAATTTGATGATTTATTTAAAAGTAGTGCACTCTATAATGAGCTTTACAAGTCACGAAACTTCAGTGCAGCAATGCATAAGTTTGGCTTTTATATAGGTGCTGCCTATAACTTTATAGAGTCAAATATCTTTAGAAATTCATTGCCAGTCACTATCAAAGATGAGCAAAGGGATTGCGACTCGCTAAACTTAAATAATCCACTCTATTCCAAAGAGTACCCTGCCCCAGACAATGTTTTAAGTTTTGATATCACTTCATCACTATTTCTCTCAGGTACAAATCACGAGGAAGATCAGCCCGTTCACCTTAAATTAACTGACCCTTCTATCCCGTTGAATCGTAATAAAGAGCTGTTTGATGAACCAGCACAAAGGTACTGCCCTGCTGGCGTCTATGAGATTGTTGACAAAGAAGGTGAGGACTATTTTCAAATCAACGCACAAAATTGTCTTCACTGTAAGACCTGTGACATAAAAGATCCATCACAAAACATTAATTGGGTACCGCCAGAAGGCGGAGGCGGACCAAACTACATAGGAATGTAGAGCTACTTACACTGATTTGCTGTTACAACCACCGTATTAATGATTTCATCAACGCTGCAACCTCTAGATAAGTCATTGACTGGCTTTGAGAGCCCTTGAAGGATTGGGCCAATCGCTCTAGCGCCAGAGAATCGCTGGACTAATTTATAGCCTATATTCCCAGCATCTAGATTCGGGAAGATAAACACATTAGCAGGTGGCAAGAAAGAGGAATCTGGATCTTTGATTTTTAATACATTTGGATCTAGTGCAGCATCCAGCTGAACATTACCGATAACATTAATATCTGGAAGTGATGATCTTAGAAGCTCAGTTGCCACTCTTACCTTATCCACCTCAGCATGCTTAGCACTCTGATTAGTAGAAAATGAAAGCATAGCGAGTTTAGGGCTCTGTGTTAGAAAAGATTGCGCCGTCTCGTAAGCACTTTTAGCAATCTCAGCCAACTCTTCAGAATTTGGATTAATATTCATTGCGCAGTCAGAAAAAATCAAGTTGTCACCATACATACTATGATTATCGTCAAAAACCATTAAGAACAAGCTTGAAACCAGCTTACTGCCTTCTGCAACTCCTATAAGCCTTAGCGCGCTGCTCAGTACTTCTTGGCTCGGTGTTATTGCGCCAGTAACAACCCCATCAACATCTCCCCTTTGAAGAGCCATCATAGCAAAGACACTTTTATTTGAAAGCATCTCTAATGCAGATTCGATTGTCACACCTTTATGTTTTCGAAGCTCAAATAATGTCTGCGCATATTGTGCTTTCAAATCTTCGTTTTTTGGGTTGATTGACTCTAGCCCCAAAGAAGATGCAGGCTCTTCATCAAAAAGGACTATTTGAGCTATTTTTTGATCTTTAATTGACTTGGCTGCCGCAATGATTCTGGAGTCAGTCGATTCAGGTAATAAAATTCGAGGATATTTGCTTTTAGCCTTGCTGGTTAAATCATCAAGTAATGCCATAAATGAGTCTCTTTAAGGATAGACATAGTTTACCCGAAAATGGTAAATTTTTTATATCTTGAGAATTAAACTCAATTCTAATTTAAGCCCTGCTGTATTGACTTGCAATTTTAAGTCTTTGAATTTTTCCTGAAGGACCTTTGGGTAAAGGCTCATCTACAAAAATAATCTGTCTGGGAGTTTTATATTCGCCAAGGTCAGCCTTACATAGGTCAAGAAGTTCCTTCTCATTCGCAACAAGATCGTCCTTTAAAAAGACACAGGCTGATATTTCTTCACCATAATTGTCATCCTTAATCCCAAAGGTGCACGCTTCTAATACAGCGTTATGCTTATATAAAGTATCATCAATCTCTCTTGGTGAGATGTTTTCACCACCCTTTATGATAAGCTCTTTCTTTCTTCCTGTTATGAAGAAGAACCCATCTTCATCTTCAACACCAAGGTCGCCTGTTAAAAAATAGCCATCCTCATTGAAGGCTCCAGAAGTTGCCTCTTCATTCTTAAAATATTCTAATAAAACGTTGTCACCTTTAATGACTAACTCTCCTGTATTTCCATGAGAAAGGTAACTACCGTTATCTGCAATGACTCTGACTTCATTGCCGTAAGGTTTTCCAGCAGAACCATGCTTTCCGTTGGTAGGTGGGTTGGATAGTATTTGAGCGGCTGTCTCAGTTAGTCCCATCGTTTCAATAATCTTCACACCAAACGTTTTTTCAAACTTCTTGTGAACCTCTGGTGAAAGAGGTGCTGAAGCAGAGCGACCAAATCGCAAATTTTTCAGTTCTAATGCTTTAACATTAAAATTATCATTTAATAAGTAATTAATAATCGTTGGAACAACACTAAACCAGCTGCATTCATATTTTTCAATTATTTGCCAAAAATTCTTAACGCTGAACTTGCCAACCGTCACCACGCAGCTATTACTAACTAGTGCACTTGCAATGGATACCATTTCAGCATTAATATGATAGAGCGGTAATACACAAAACGAAATATCACTCGAACTGATCTCGTGAGCGATGACCGTGTTCCTACCCCCAGCAATTACATTTTTATGAGATAAAAGAGCGCCTTTTGGAACGCCTGTTGTCCCAGATGTATAAATTAAAACTGCTGGTGTATCTGGATGAGTTAAGGTCATTGCCTCATCTAATGAATCTTCATCAGCAATCTTTAGACTATCAATTTGACTATACTCTACAACACTTGCATCTGAAGCACTCAAAATATCTTTGAACTTATCAGTGTAGAAGCGTGATGCAAAGATGATTTTGCACTCTGAGTGATCAATTGTATATTTGATTTGTTTAGAGCCTGCTAAGACGTTCAAAGGAACGATGACAACGCCATGGTACATTGCACCAACAAAAAGCAGTGTTGAGGCGTAACCATTATCAAGCATAAATCCAACCTTGTCATTTGAATGAATGTTGTTTGCTTTAAAGTAAGCGCCTAAAGCGAGTATATCTTTTTGAAGCTGACTGTATGACACCTGAAGATTTAGATCTGCATCAATTAGGTAATTTTTCTCAGGTGTATCAGAAGCATACTGATCAACTAACTT
This sequence is a window from Candidatus Pseudothioglobus singularis PS1. Protein-coding genes within it:
- a CDS encoding ATP-binding protein; the encoded protein is MKRFKLNIGTKLFLLYFIVSSSLLWLFAQRTTFESAKSIMVEVSSLMSRVASQNNKDGEIDLETFETLIVNYLRSQRNTINTNSPQKLENLAIYVTDKDGLLVLDSRGLTLGTDMRDANEVESALSGMIDSTSVVTEKVAGTQKARGMVIEYFLKSRFLNASNPIYGNNGEIIGTVVVVAPLIELMGESYLLRFIFYIFVISLLFGFLGSYRISRNINRVQKYTANLFSGEDVLMPDLNNQFNKLATTIKDARADVELKDDVEQYIDTLAHELRTPITGIQLTAENLLSPMSDAQRKRFVKNILESNKHMDLLVNRLLDLSRIERREALKNVESLSIKEAVNTVLKEPSRVKKILDKDLNIDIQISSNATLKAEKILLVQAIGNIVNNALDFTPASGKITIKASQTNSAISIIVLDDGPGIPPQVINKLFTRFFSVTRPDTGVRGNGLGLRFVRKIMKLHGGEISLQNRFIQQGAEARLRFPLNVK
- a CDS encoding electron transfer flavoprotein subunit beta/FixA family protein, which encodes MKIIIPVKRVLDPYTQARVNKQTQQVDLSNAKMAMNPFCEIAVEEALTLKEGGAATETIAVSIGTDKTVDTLRTALAMGVDRAIFIKTDSELDLQPLHVGKILANIIQREEAQLIIMGKQAVDNDNNQTGQILSGLLNYSLGTFISKFDLSSDSNSVEVSREIDSGIETRKLNLPAIVTVDLRLNEPRYASLPNIMKARSKPLETIELSSLGIDTSPRIKVVSVEESGTKDRASKQISSAEELFTELNQMGVL
- a CDS encoding electron transfer flavoprotein subunit alpha/FixB family protein yields the protein MSALILIELNGSEVSANSRAALTAALQLSDSVDALVLTNDSANASSAASMSGINTVKTIVDDSLEHANVEVASKLIADVMSDYKFLVSGSSTYSKNILPRVGALLDVQPISDVCEIKSSNTFVRPLYAGNVMATVETSDDTIVMTVRATAFEHAEDGGSAALEALSPAMPESNSTFISLQESQSERPELTTAERIVSGGRGLGSKDNFAMIEQLADKLDAAVGASRAAVDAGFISNDYQVGQTGKVVAPKLYLAVGISGAIQHLAGMKDSQVIVVINNDPDAPMSRMADIVWQVDLFDALNELNAYQV
- a CDS encoding electron transfer flavoprotein-ubiquinone oxidoreductase, which produces MDRESIEYDVVIVGGGPSGLASACKLKQLNPNLSVCLLEKGSEIGSHILSGAVFEPKTLFDLFPEDAKDCPTLKTKVAKDELFWLTGENKSIKVPSWLMPKSLHNKGNYIISLGELCQWISEKAMELGVDIFPGFPAQSYIKDESGRVIGISTGDMGIDKEGNQKGTYTPGMDILAKQTIFAEGARGHLGKQLIKEFNLDEGKTPQHFAIGFKEVWEVENDMYSAGDVVHTMGWPLNEGTTGGGFLYHFDNNRIAVGLIVDLNYTNPSHSPFQEFQQFKKHPKIKQFLESGKRVSYGARAITKGGINSLVKMDFNGGMIIGCDAGTLNPSKIKGSHCALQSGILAAEYINKILSEEICEFDDLFKSSALYNELYKSRNFSAAMHKFGFYIGAAYNFIESNIFRNSLPVTIKDEQRDCDSLNLNNPLYSKEYPAPDNVLSFDITSSLFLSGTNHEEDQPVHLKLTDPSIPLNRNKELFDEPAQRYCPAGVYEIVDKEGEDYFQINAQNCLHCKTCDIKDPSQNINWVPPEGGGGPNYIGM
- the pta gene encoding phosphate acetyltransferase, whose product is MALLDDLTSKAKSKYPRILLPESTDSRIIAAAKSIKDQKIAQIVLFDEEPASSLGLESINPKNEDLKAQYAQTLFELRKHKGVTIESALEMLSNKSVFAMMALQRGDVDGVVTGAITPSQEVLSSALRLIGVAEGSKLVSSLFLMVFDDNHSMYGDNLIFSDCAMNINPNSEELAEIAKSAYETAQSFLTQSPKLAMLSFSTNQSAKHAEVDKVRVATELLRSSLPDINVIGNVQLDAALDPNVLKIKDPDSSFLPPANVFIFPNLDAGNIGYKLVQRFSGARAIGPILQGLSKPVNDLSRGCSVDEIINTVVVTANQCK
- the sauS gene encoding acylating sulfoacetaldehyde dehydrogenase; this encodes MTIQHNTLIEKLVANAKKAQETINNYSQEQVDELILAVAWEIIQPENNQELSEMAVKDTGLGNIEDKKRKNRRKTLGLLRDLKGVKTVGIIDQNVQKGIIEIARPVGVIGAVVPSTNPVATPLNKVINALKCRNAIILAPSPKGAKVCTRVVELIQIALTRTGAPKNIVQSLPEPISKEDTNELSRLVDLIVATGSQNNIQRALQSGTPTLGVGVGNVPSIIDESANLNDASHKIMTSKTFDNATSCSSENSIIVLKSVYEELINSLEEEGGSLLDIQEKKILQQGMWSDNGIINRDIIAKKSNEIATLVGLKGKHLSSKFLMVEEQNVGLDYPFSMEKLSPVLAVYKAKDFSHAVEIATLILKNQGKGHSCGIHSQNEDNIERLGMELPVCRVIVNQAHCFATGGNFDNALPFSLSMGCGTWGNNVTDENLNYKHYLNITKIVKTIEPDEPSEKDIFSDYWEKYSLKSSTVTKLVDQYASDTPEKNYLIDADLNLQVSYSQLQKDILALGAYFKANNIHSNDKVGFMLDNGYASTLLFVGAMYHGVVIVPLNVLAGSKQIKYTIDHSECKIIFASRFYTDKFKDILSASDASVVEYSQIDSLKIADEDSLDEAMTLTHPDTPAVLIYTSGTTGVPKGALLSHKNVIAGGRNTVIAHEISSSDISFCVLPLYHINAEMVSIASALVSNSCVVTVGKFSVKNFWQIIEKYECSWFSVVPTIINYLLNDNFNVKALELKNLRFGRSASAPLSPEVHKKFEKTFGVKIIETMGLTETAAQILSNPPTNGKHGSAGKPYGNEVRVIADNGSYLSHGNTGELVIKGDNVLLEYFKNEEATSGAFNEDGYFLTGDLGVEDEDGFFFITGRKKELIIKGGENISPREIDDTLYKHNAVLEACTFGIKDDNYGEEISACVFLKDDLVANEKELLDLCKADLGEYKTPRQIIFVDEPLPKGPSGKIQRLKIASQYSRA